The genomic DNA GCTGTTTCCAAGTACCGACAGGAGATGGAAGCACTAGTCACCAAAGCCAGTACTCAGGCAGAGAAGATAAAAGGTGCAGAAACGAAAGTGGAAGGTGTGAGTCTTGAGCTTAAACAAGCATACGAAAAAGAGGCTGCCCTGCTTCAAGCAACGTTCATTGAAGTAAGATTATGTTTTTTTGCTTaacgtttttaaaaatttctcgttgttgtttatttatttatttatttgatattttccttgttttataGTTTGTTGCCTTTGTTAAAACCCGTGAACAAGTTCTGATGAGTGAGCTGGATAATATTTACAAGACCAAGTCTTTTACCCTCACTGAGCAGCGTGACCGTCTGCGCGTATTTCAGGCCTGCCTGGAGAGTGCTGTCCAGCGTGCCAACACTGCAATCCAATCCCCAGGTAACACTGAGCTCCTTGTCGCGAGATCCGATATAGTGTCCACTTTGGGGGCCTTGGAGAGACAACCTCCTGACCTTGAATCGCAAAGCAACAGTATACTCAAGTTTTACTTTGACCTCGGGCAGATACCTGACCTGCTCCGTAAGCTAGGTTTCGTATCAGGTAGCACTGGATGCGCTGCAAACACCACTGCAACTGGCTGCGGATTGAACTTTGTGGTACCAGGACAAGAGGTTTCCTTCACTATTACTGCACATGACTCCCTAGGCCGTACGTGTAGTGTGGGCGGCGACTTGTTTGTGGCGGAGCTCAAACAAGTAGAGGGAGAGAAGAAGGTGGAGATAAATGTGAAGGATAATGGTGACGGTACTTACTTGGCGACCTACACAGCTCCAACTGACACGAATGGTAACTATACAATGTCTGTTCTGTTACATGGATCTCACATTCAAGGCAGCCCATTTGCTGTACAGTTTGTACCAGTTGGTAGGGTGAACTGCTATAAATGTGGTAAACTACGAGCATCCATGATGTACTATAAAAACGATACTGAGCGGCACTATGTTGAAGGATTTAGTGCTTTGTGCTATGATCTCAAATGCAGTAGCACGTGTAGGAGTTCATGGGCTTTTGTTTGTGGTCCGTGTTAAATAGCatacattttttattgtaacaAAAAGAACCTTGCCTTAACCTCAACCACATTTGGAGAATAGACCTTacgcaaaaatggctgccattttaatattcttttgtctgcATTCAAACTAGCCTCGTTCGAGacgaaattaacaaattgatgtcagttttttatGCGTCTGTCGTGTTAttgatcataaattttgtgatAACATTGCCAAAGTAGCTGtggtggatccgcagactactttgacaatgttatgatgaaATTCATAACAAAAGGGCAGAGGGTCAagattaagtcaaaacacgagaagaacgcgagacaaaaaagcgagaaacttcaattttattcaatctgacgcgaccaAATTCATAACTTGCCTCGCTAATGGAAATAACGGAGACTTTCTGTTGATTTTTATAGTGAAAGATCGACGTTTCACTCTTCGAAACGcataaattgtaaatttatgtgtctgtccgttTATTGACAgtcaaaattagccaatgagcgcgcgagaattttgcagtcattgtactaaaatattattttgttttttttaactcaaGATCGACAAAAAAAGATACGTTATAAACTACTTCTGTGGTTATTTGCCGGTCAGTATTCATTTGTTGGTCAATACTCAAACACCAGGCTATGTCATCAGATGGCTCAATTTTCATTCAACTGTTGGTGTCATCAGTGAAGTTTCGTTTTCAAAAAGGAATTTACCAGCAGCTAAACTTTGTAAAAGCCTTTAAAGGAATCTACGAAACATTGATTTATCTTACCAGCGATGTATCACAACGTGGACCGCATTGCGGCCCAATTTTACGTAAAGACGAATCCAGGGAGGGAATCCAGGGACATCCCCACCCTTCCCTACAAAGGGCGGTCCGTGTCCACCAGTGCTGCGGCAATAACAACGTTTTAGTTGTGAAAGAATCTTATCACTAGTTTTTAGTAGTttgaatataaatatattttatttatacatCACAAAATGTCTCATGCTTTCTTTTAAGGCCTTTTGCTTTTTGATCACAATTTGATATCATAACCTTTTTATCATTGTATTTCTCAGATAGTACGTTTGCTATGATTGGCTAAATGAGTGGGTGGAAGTCTACGGTGCGGCCCGCTTAATTTATGTGAAATTTTGATGCAATTATTTCTAGCAAGTCTTTTATGTTGCTCATGTGAAGTAAAttgtgaaactgtttgaatcttgcaaacaactgaaagccaaaaaatatttattcttttttcacatttttcgcACGCTTATCATTTGCGACAGTTGAAcgttccgcttgacttcaactagtttccttccCGCGCGTCTTATTAccttagggcctgtttatatgaggCGGGCTGAAGTGtttatatgagaatttttcaccacggcttgccgagatctcgaCAGCTCAGACCGGGATCTCGTCAAGCGGGCCAGCCCCCTTCTCATATAGACGAACCGAgattttaccaaagaaaatcGGCACtagccgagatctcggcaaagCGGACCAGCCCTCCTAGTCGGGCTGACTCGCCTCATACAGACAGGCCCTTAGAAACATAACTACCTTACTAATATTTCGTTTCTCGCGCCTTCCgttaagttacggatcctcatCTTTTCTCGTTAATTTTTGGGCAGGCCAAACAGTAGGGCATTACAGTTATCAAGTCTGGAAGAGACTGGTGCATGAACAACTGTTTCAGCTAGCTGCATACTGTGGCAAATACTTTCTGATCATTCTTATATTATAGAAAGAATGCAGACTTTC from Montipora capricornis isolate CH-2021 chromosome 2, ASM3666992v2, whole genome shotgun sequence includes the following:
- the LOC138037683 gene encoding tripartite motif-containing protein 3-like; translated protein: MSSEALECSICCERFDDQTCCPRLLSCGHSFCSKCLEKLLSEKAINCPTCRNAVSVPAGVVGLPKNFSLLDILLTLPQKEDEEEGSPTCETCDDDDDEHPATSCCLNCKEKMCKDASRWHVRQRASRDHRVVSLEELKANPRLAAVHVFCLEHNEQFRFFDEDCGHVVCRDCVTLKHNGHKCLSLAEAVSKYRQEMEALVTKASTQAEKIKGAETKVEGVSLELKQAYEKEAALLQATFIEFVAFVKTREQVLMSELDNIYKTKSFTLTEQRDRLRVFQACLESAVQRANTAIQSPGNTELLVARSDIVSTLGALERQPPDLESQSNSILKFYFDLGQIPDLLRKLGFVSGSTGCAANTTATGCGLNFVVPGQEVSFTITAHDSLGRTCSVGGDLFVAELKQVEGEKKVEINVKDNGDGTYLATYTAPTDTNGNYTMSVLLHGSHIQGSPFAVQFVPVGRVNCYKCGKLRASMMYYKNDTERHYVEGFSALCYDLKCSSTCRSSWAFVCGPC